The following proteins are co-located in the Microplitis demolitor isolate Queensland-Clemson2020A chromosome 5, iyMicDemo2.1a, whole genome shotgun sequence genome:
- the LOC103570750 gene encoding (E3-independent) E2 ubiquitin-conjugating enzyme UBE2O isoform X1, giving the protein MATNNVITESQYFHEDIVYRVDKKGNVEFGIVMENDDQDMSEESEDSEGGPKRKKGEIRVVWHPSGIKELINSKKVHLADRSLMPGDVVRRMIKGKDTQRGYCRDIELTACVQVIGTKQVLTNIKSEDLTPLEEFGTDIAVCMDSWVGGIRMVHFKLWLATPDGSQCVINEMDAQGLAHFEEKRDHDNDFPHSSEFYPGQCLWGPIQCLEDAEWIQCSKEMLSKRKFKPQKKTKIIVQEVKADWVGVHWQCRAYSKDGAWSDQAQPKFLVEGADLKKLKLLNVFEPSTLQVGDRDFYIYKGTENVITREQWRKQQRELFQVPKPSPRKSRAKVEDKIKKDLDNRKDSRDPSVQNGNNLMPPNQNHAGNTESSDDWDTEDTGSQSDTLSMSSGASSLSSMGKKKKGPALMTKVLKKKKLVKAKRKIPPAPLIPGSSIVVETLSTNTKANVVWQDGSVELGIPSTQLYPIHHLDDKEFFPGDFVVDQKEESRMYGVVQSVDHQGRTAKIKWFRTYTSSQSPQPTLLDEREVSVYDLKDHPDFQYRPGTLVIRIANFEGEDAGCTAGQVLDNYPEGSVKVWWVDGHVSMCWPQDLYKVGEYDSDERELWDEVSSDASWETELEDCFIADNDGSEQTENIKPKLAAHIEKARIAMSRLEEIFTQNPALQTTEVMRKLLEVYKDCRYMDKLMGTCFFHESNFQGLLERVRERGRANVAQRMADQVTRLFTHQSGGSESEDGDNIENTAGALEKIATTLRDVEACAGNPTNPHPTEDSGLFSAEHSKKGSGSSESSGEFPLDDRSPAPDVSLEENGQRTRETFSNSHIANSHVCVKLCTLIKAQLLLAHAEVSKRFGLGRMSLSDAAKNGSPQKELKEETKGEKGQQIETIALDSSSSDIEIPPPIYSDGEGFTIEENAPDSHKFKLTMFQPTDPANFFRTVSKELKLLRSSLPPGIWVKGFEDRIDLYSVMFRGPEKTPYEDGLFLFDFQLSADYPTAPPLCHYISYCSDRLNPNLYEDGKVCVSLLGTWAGRGTEVWTSASTLLQVIVSIQGLILVSEPYFNEAGFEKQKGSQQGRENSRMYNEMVVLKLVQAQTKLLQHPPSVFKDAIIEHFQKNAEKLLQRLDTWMEISEQHNNQHPLSPLTPNSFKDFTKIDEKILPEFPLVPASKGFCITLRKTLATFKQVLIKEGILRNIKLPSTESTQESNKSPADSKSDTKDTINNFITTEYVSMSETKTDVADKNSS; this is encoded by the exons atggcaacAAATAATGTCATCACCGAGTCGCAATATTTTCACGAGGACATCGTCTACAGAGTCGACAAAAAAGGTAACGTCGAGTTTGGGATTGTCATGGAGAATGATGATCAGGACATGTCAGAGGAGAGTGAGGACAGCGAGGGTGGTCCTAAACGTAAGAAAGGGGAAATTAGGGTCGTCTGGCACCCGTCAGGTATCAAGGAACTCATCAACTCCAAAAAG GTTCATTTAGCAGACAGATCACTGATGCCCGGTGACGTAGTGAGACGGATGATAAAAGGGAAAGACACACAGAGAGGTTACTGTCGGGATATTGAGCTGACAGCTTGCGTCCAAGTAATTGGGACCAAGCAAGTGCTGACCAACATCAAGAGCGAGGATCTGACACCGCTGGAA gaatTCGGGACAGATATCGCAGTCTGTATGGACTCCTGGGTAGGTGGTATCAGAATGGTCCATTTTAAACTCTGGTTGGCGACTCCAGATGGTTCCCAGTGTGTGATTAATGAAATGGACGCTCAGGGACTGGCACACTTTGAAGAAAAACGGGATCATGATAACGATTTTCCTCACTCGTCGGAGTTCTATCCGGGACAGTGTCTCTGGGGGCCGATACAGTGTCTCGAGGACGCTGAGTGGATTCAATGCTCGAAGGAGATGCTGTCAAAACGTAAATTCAAGCCACAGAAAAAGACCAAGATAATTGTGCAGGAAGTGAAGGCCGACTGGGTTGGGGTACACTGGCAGTGTCGTGCGTACTCAAAAGATGGGGCTTGGTCGGATCAGGCCCAACCAAAGTTTCTCGTTGAAGGAGCCGACTTGAAAAAGCTCAAGCTGCTCAATGTTTTTGAGCCTTCGACTCTCCAGGTGGGGGACCGGGATTTTTATATCTACAAGGGCACCGAGAATGTGATAACGAGGGAACAGTGGCGCAAACAGCAGCGAGAACTCTTTCAAGTCCCCAAGCCTAGTCCGAGAAAATCCCGAGCTAAAGTTGAGGACaagattaaaaaagatttagatAATAGGAAGGATTCACGGGATCCAAGTGTACAAAACGGTAACAATTTGATGCCTCCGAATCAGAACCACGCGGGCAATACTGAAAGCTCTGACGACTGGGACACTGAGGACACCGGAAGTCAAAGCGACACTTTGTCAATGTCCAGTGGAGCTTCCAGTCTTTCTTCGATGGGCAAAAAGAAAAAGGGACCGGCTCTGATGACCAAagtgttaaagaaaaaaaaacttgtaaaagCCAAAAGGAAAATTCCACCGGCTCCTTTGATCCCCGGGTCGTCAATCGTCGTGGAGACCCTCTCGACCAACACCAAGGCCAACGTTGTATGGCAAGACGGCTCCGTCGAATTGGGGATACCTTCCACTCAACTCTATCCCATTCATCATCTAGACGACAAGGAATTTTTTCCCGGAGACTTCGTGGTTGATCAGAAAGAAGAGTCGCGCATGTACGGAGTTGTCCAGAGTGTCGATCATCAAGGTAGGACAGCTAAAATAAAGTGGTTCCGCACTTACACCTCCAGTCAATCTCCACAACCGACTCTGCTTGACGAACGAGAAGTTTCGGTCTACGATTTGAAAGATCACCCGGATTTCCAGTACCGCCCGGGGACGTTGGTGATACGAATTGCTAATTTTGAAGGGGAGGATGCTGGTTGTACTGCTGGACAAGTGCTCGATAATTATCCGGAGGGTTCCGTTAAAGTTTGGTGGGTCGACGGACATGTCAGTATGTGCTGGCCCCAGGATTTGTACAAAGTAGGGGAATACGACAGCGACGAACGTGAGCTCTGGGACGAAGTTTCATCAGACGCTTCCTGGGAAACGGAGCTGGAAGATTGTTTTATTGCCGACAATGACGGAAGTGAGCAGacagaaaatataaaaccGAAGCTGGCTGCTCATATTGAGAAGGCCAGGATCGCGATGTCCAGGTTGgaagaaatttttactcagAATCCAGCTCTGCAGACTACTGAAGTGATGCGAAAACTCCTAGAAGTTTATAAAGACTGCCGTTACATGGACAAATTAATGGGAACTTGTTTCTTTCACGAGAGCAATTTCCAGGGTCTGCTTGAGCGCGTGAGAGAACGCGGGCGCGCTAATGTTGCTCAGAGGATGGCTGATCAGGTCACCAGGTTGTTTACTCACCAGTCAGGTGGATCGGAGTCTGAGGACGGTGACAATATTGAGAACACTGCGGGTGCACTAGAAAAAATAGCGACGACGTTACGCGACGTGGAAGCTTGCGCTGGAAATCCAACGAACCCTCATCCAACAGAAGACTCGGGACTCTTTTCAGCAGAACACTCTAAGAAAGGGTCCGGGTCCAGTGAGTCCAGTGGAGAGTTTCCTCTCGATGATCGCTCACCCGCACCGGATGTCAGTCTAGAGGAAAACGGACAGAGAACCCGTGAAACATTTTCCAACTCTCATATTGCCAACTCCCATGTCTGCGTTAAATTGTGCACGTTAATAAAAGCTCAGTTGCTATTAGCTCATGCCGAAGTATCAAAGCGATTTGGTCTAGGTCGTATGTCATTGTCTGACGCAGCCAAAAACGGTTCGCCCCAGAAAGAACTCAAGGAAGAGACCAAGGGAGAAAAAGGTCAGCAGATTGAAACTATTGCTCTAGACTCGTCATCGTCGGACATTGAGATACCACCACCGATTTATTCCGACGGCGAGGGATTCACGATAGAGGAAAACGCACCAGACAGTCATAAATTTAAGTTGACAATGTTCCAGCCAACAGATCCAGCAAACTTTTTCCGCACTGTCTCCAAGGAACTTAAGCTCCTGCGCAGTTCACTGCCACCGGGGATCTGGGTCAAAGGTTTTGAAGACCGGATAGATTTGTACAGCGTCATGTTCCGAGGCCCGGAAAAAACTCCTTACGAGGAcggtttgtttttatttgacTTCCAACTGTCCGCGGACTACCCAACAGCGCCCCCGCTTTGCCACTACATCTCTTACTGCAGCGACCGTCTGAACCCAAACCTCTACGAAGATGGAAAAGTCTGCGTGAGTCTGCTGGGCACTTGGGCCGGCCGTGGAACAGAAGTCTGGACCAGCGCCTCGACTCTCCTTCAAGTGATTGTGTCTATTCAGGGCCTGATTCTGGTCTCCGAGCCGTACTTCAATGAGGCCggatttgaaaaacaaaaggGCTCGCAGCAAGGCCGCGAGAACTCGAGGATGTACAATGAGATGGTGGTGCTGAAGCTCGTTCAAGCTCAAACAAAATTACTCCAGCATCCGCCTTCGGTTTTTAAAGACGCAATTATTGAACATTTTCAAAAGAATGCTGAGAAATTGCTACAGAGACTCGATACCTGGATGGAAATTTCAGAGCAGCACAATAATCAGCATCCATTGTCGCCACTTACTCCCAACAGCTTTAAAGACTTTACAAaaatag atgaaaaaattctACCAGAATTTCCACTGGTGCCAGCGTCAAAGGGATTCTGCATAACGTTAAGAAAAACACTAGCGACATTCAAAcaagtattaattaaagaagGAATACTCCGTAACATAAAATTACCATCAACGGAAAGTACTCAGGAGAGTAACAAGTCCCCGGCGGACTCAAAGAGCGATACCAAAGAcacgataaataattttattaccacCGAGTACGTCAGCATGAGCGAAACGAAAACGGATGTCGCGGATAAAAACTCCAGCTAG
- the LOC103570750 gene encoding (E3-independent) E2 ubiquitin-conjugating enzyme UBE2O isoform X2: MENDDQDMSEESEDSEGGPKRKKGEIRVVWHPSGIKELINSKKVHLADRSLMPGDVVRRMIKGKDTQRGYCRDIELTACVQVIGTKQVLTNIKSEDLTPLEEFGTDIAVCMDSWVGGIRMVHFKLWLATPDGSQCVINEMDAQGLAHFEEKRDHDNDFPHSSEFYPGQCLWGPIQCLEDAEWIQCSKEMLSKRKFKPQKKTKIIVQEVKADWVGVHWQCRAYSKDGAWSDQAQPKFLVEGADLKKLKLLNVFEPSTLQVGDRDFYIYKGTENVITREQWRKQQRELFQVPKPSPRKSRAKVEDKIKKDLDNRKDSRDPSVQNGNNLMPPNQNHAGNTESSDDWDTEDTGSQSDTLSMSSGASSLSSMGKKKKGPALMTKVLKKKKLVKAKRKIPPAPLIPGSSIVVETLSTNTKANVVWQDGSVELGIPSTQLYPIHHLDDKEFFPGDFVVDQKEESRMYGVVQSVDHQGRTAKIKWFRTYTSSQSPQPTLLDEREVSVYDLKDHPDFQYRPGTLVIRIANFEGEDAGCTAGQVLDNYPEGSVKVWWVDGHVSMCWPQDLYKVGEYDSDERELWDEVSSDASWETELEDCFIADNDGSEQTENIKPKLAAHIEKARIAMSRLEEIFTQNPALQTTEVMRKLLEVYKDCRYMDKLMGTCFFHESNFQGLLERVRERGRANVAQRMADQVTRLFTHQSGGSESEDGDNIENTAGALEKIATTLRDVEACAGNPTNPHPTEDSGLFSAEHSKKGSGSSESSGEFPLDDRSPAPDVSLEENGQRTRETFSNSHIANSHVCVKLCTLIKAQLLLAHAEVSKRFGLGRMSLSDAAKNGSPQKELKEETKGEKGQQIETIALDSSSSDIEIPPPIYSDGEGFTIEENAPDSHKFKLTMFQPTDPANFFRTVSKELKLLRSSLPPGIWVKGFEDRIDLYSVMFRGPEKTPYEDGLFLFDFQLSADYPTAPPLCHYISYCSDRLNPNLYEDGKVCVSLLGTWAGRGTEVWTSASTLLQVIVSIQGLILVSEPYFNEAGFEKQKGSQQGRENSRMYNEMVVLKLVQAQTKLLQHPPSVFKDAIIEHFQKNAEKLLQRLDTWMEISEQHNNQHPLSPLTPNSFKDFTKIDEKILPEFPLVPASKGFCITLRKTLATFKQVLIKEGILRNIKLPSTESTQESNKSPADSKSDTKDTINNFITTEYVSMSETKTDVADKNSS, from the exons ATGGAGAATGATGATCAGGACATGTCAGAGGAGAGTGAGGACAGCGAGGGTGGTCCTAAACGTAAGAAAGGGGAAATTAGGGTCGTCTGGCACCCGTCAGGTATCAAGGAACTCATCAACTCCAAAAAG GTTCATTTAGCAGACAGATCACTGATGCCCGGTGACGTAGTGAGACGGATGATAAAAGGGAAAGACACACAGAGAGGTTACTGTCGGGATATTGAGCTGACAGCTTGCGTCCAAGTAATTGGGACCAAGCAAGTGCTGACCAACATCAAGAGCGAGGATCTGACACCGCTGGAA gaatTCGGGACAGATATCGCAGTCTGTATGGACTCCTGGGTAGGTGGTATCAGAATGGTCCATTTTAAACTCTGGTTGGCGACTCCAGATGGTTCCCAGTGTGTGATTAATGAAATGGACGCTCAGGGACTGGCACACTTTGAAGAAAAACGGGATCATGATAACGATTTTCCTCACTCGTCGGAGTTCTATCCGGGACAGTGTCTCTGGGGGCCGATACAGTGTCTCGAGGACGCTGAGTGGATTCAATGCTCGAAGGAGATGCTGTCAAAACGTAAATTCAAGCCACAGAAAAAGACCAAGATAATTGTGCAGGAAGTGAAGGCCGACTGGGTTGGGGTACACTGGCAGTGTCGTGCGTACTCAAAAGATGGGGCTTGGTCGGATCAGGCCCAACCAAAGTTTCTCGTTGAAGGAGCCGACTTGAAAAAGCTCAAGCTGCTCAATGTTTTTGAGCCTTCGACTCTCCAGGTGGGGGACCGGGATTTTTATATCTACAAGGGCACCGAGAATGTGATAACGAGGGAACAGTGGCGCAAACAGCAGCGAGAACTCTTTCAAGTCCCCAAGCCTAGTCCGAGAAAATCCCGAGCTAAAGTTGAGGACaagattaaaaaagatttagatAATAGGAAGGATTCACGGGATCCAAGTGTACAAAACGGTAACAATTTGATGCCTCCGAATCAGAACCACGCGGGCAATACTGAAAGCTCTGACGACTGGGACACTGAGGACACCGGAAGTCAAAGCGACACTTTGTCAATGTCCAGTGGAGCTTCCAGTCTTTCTTCGATGGGCAAAAAGAAAAAGGGACCGGCTCTGATGACCAAagtgttaaagaaaaaaaaacttgtaaaagCCAAAAGGAAAATTCCACCGGCTCCTTTGATCCCCGGGTCGTCAATCGTCGTGGAGACCCTCTCGACCAACACCAAGGCCAACGTTGTATGGCAAGACGGCTCCGTCGAATTGGGGATACCTTCCACTCAACTCTATCCCATTCATCATCTAGACGACAAGGAATTTTTTCCCGGAGACTTCGTGGTTGATCAGAAAGAAGAGTCGCGCATGTACGGAGTTGTCCAGAGTGTCGATCATCAAGGTAGGACAGCTAAAATAAAGTGGTTCCGCACTTACACCTCCAGTCAATCTCCACAACCGACTCTGCTTGACGAACGAGAAGTTTCGGTCTACGATTTGAAAGATCACCCGGATTTCCAGTACCGCCCGGGGACGTTGGTGATACGAATTGCTAATTTTGAAGGGGAGGATGCTGGTTGTACTGCTGGACAAGTGCTCGATAATTATCCGGAGGGTTCCGTTAAAGTTTGGTGGGTCGACGGACATGTCAGTATGTGCTGGCCCCAGGATTTGTACAAAGTAGGGGAATACGACAGCGACGAACGTGAGCTCTGGGACGAAGTTTCATCAGACGCTTCCTGGGAAACGGAGCTGGAAGATTGTTTTATTGCCGACAATGACGGAAGTGAGCAGacagaaaatataaaaccGAAGCTGGCTGCTCATATTGAGAAGGCCAGGATCGCGATGTCCAGGTTGgaagaaatttttactcagAATCCAGCTCTGCAGACTACTGAAGTGATGCGAAAACTCCTAGAAGTTTATAAAGACTGCCGTTACATGGACAAATTAATGGGAACTTGTTTCTTTCACGAGAGCAATTTCCAGGGTCTGCTTGAGCGCGTGAGAGAACGCGGGCGCGCTAATGTTGCTCAGAGGATGGCTGATCAGGTCACCAGGTTGTTTACTCACCAGTCAGGTGGATCGGAGTCTGAGGACGGTGACAATATTGAGAACACTGCGGGTGCACTAGAAAAAATAGCGACGACGTTACGCGACGTGGAAGCTTGCGCTGGAAATCCAACGAACCCTCATCCAACAGAAGACTCGGGACTCTTTTCAGCAGAACACTCTAAGAAAGGGTCCGGGTCCAGTGAGTCCAGTGGAGAGTTTCCTCTCGATGATCGCTCACCCGCACCGGATGTCAGTCTAGAGGAAAACGGACAGAGAACCCGTGAAACATTTTCCAACTCTCATATTGCCAACTCCCATGTCTGCGTTAAATTGTGCACGTTAATAAAAGCTCAGTTGCTATTAGCTCATGCCGAAGTATCAAAGCGATTTGGTCTAGGTCGTATGTCATTGTCTGACGCAGCCAAAAACGGTTCGCCCCAGAAAGAACTCAAGGAAGAGACCAAGGGAGAAAAAGGTCAGCAGATTGAAACTATTGCTCTAGACTCGTCATCGTCGGACATTGAGATACCACCACCGATTTATTCCGACGGCGAGGGATTCACGATAGAGGAAAACGCACCAGACAGTCATAAATTTAAGTTGACAATGTTCCAGCCAACAGATCCAGCAAACTTTTTCCGCACTGTCTCCAAGGAACTTAAGCTCCTGCGCAGTTCACTGCCACCGGGGATCTGGGTCAAAGGTTTTGAAGACCGGATAGATTTGTACAGCGTCATGTTCCGAGGCCCGGAAAAAACTCCTTACGAGGAcggtttgtttttatttgacTTCCAACTGTCCGCGGACTACCCAACAGCGCCCCCGCTTTGCCACTACATCTCTTACTGCAGCGACCGTCTGAACCCAAACCTCTACGAAGATGGAAAAGTCTGCGTGAGTCTGCTGGGCACTTGGGCCGGCCGTGGAACAGAAGTCTGGACCAGCGCCTCGACTCTCCTTCAAGTGATTGTGTCTATTCAGGGCCTGATTCTGGTCTCCGAGCCGTACTTCAATGAGGCCggatttgaaaaacaaaaggGCTCGCAGCAAGGCCGCGAGAACTCGAGGATGTACAATGAGATGGTGGTGCTGAAGCTCGTTCAAGCTCAAACAAAATTACTCCAGCATCCGCCTTCGGTTTTTAAAGACGCAATTATTGAACATTTTCAAAAGAATGCTGAGAAATTGCTACAGAGACTCGATACCTGGATGGAAATTTCAGAGCAGCACAATAATCAGCATCCATTGTCGCCACTTACTCCCAACAGCTTTAAAGACTTTACAAaaatag atgaaaaaattctACCAGAATTTCCACTGGTGCCAGCGTCAAAGGGATTCTGCATAACGTTAAGAAAAACACTAGCGACATTCAAAcaagtattaattaaagaagGAATACTCCGTAACATAAAATTACCATCAACGGAAAGTACTCAGGAGAGTAACAAGTCCCCGGCGGACTCAAAGAGCGATACCAAAGAcacgataaataattttattaccacCGAGTACGTCAGCATGAGCGAAACGAAAACGGATGTCGCGGATAAAAACTCCAGCTAG